The Asticcacaulis excentricus CB 48 genome includes a window with the following:
- a CDS encoding RibD family protein, giving the protein MIRPFVTLKLATTLDGRIATHTGESRWITGEPARRAVHELRASHDAVLVGIETVLKDDPELTVRLQGYEGYQPARVVLDTRGRIPLHSKLVQTARVIPTYVVTTHDLNPELVSLGVRPLKVASRHQRVDLIAALEALNEAGIDRLFVEGGGQIATAFVKLGAVDRLEWFRAPTILGGDGRAVIGFLDIADINRVIRFTRVGVQAVGDDLWESYELE; this is encoded by the coding sequence ATGATCCGTCCGTTCGTCACGCTCAAACTGGCCACCACCCTCGACGGGCGCATCGCCACCCATACGGGCGAAAGTCGCTGGATCACCGGTGAGCCCGCCCGCCGCGCCGTGCATGAACTGCGGGCCTCCCATGATGCGGTGCTGGTCGGCATCGAAACCGTCCTGAAAGACGATCCCGAACTGACCGTGCGTTTGCAGGGCTATGAGGGCTATCAGCCAGCGCGCGTTGTTCTGGATACGCGCGGGCGCATCCCGTTGCATTCCAAGCTGGTGCAGACAGCGCGCGTCATCCCGACCTACGTGGTGACGACGCACGACCTTAATCCGGAGCTGGTCTCGCTGGGTGTGCGCCCGCTAAAGGTTGCTTCACGGCATCAGCGCGTAGACCTGATCGCGGCTCTAGAAGCGCTCAATGAGGCCGGGATCGACCGCCTGTTTGTCGAAGGCGGCGGTCAGATCGCCACGGCCTTTGTCAAGCTGGGTGCGGTGGACCGACTGGAATGGTTCCGCGCGCCCACTATATTGGGCGGAGACGGTCGCGCCGTGATCGGTTTTCTCGACATAGCCGACATCAACCGGGTGATCCGTTTCACCCGCGTGGGCGTTCAAGCGGTGGGCGACGATTTGTGGGAAAGCTACGAGTTGGAGTAG
- the glyA gene encoding serine hydroxymethyltransferase translates to MNAPASFIPQGYFNSDLAHADPAVLAAIKGELTRQQDQIELIASENIVSKAVLEAQGSVLTNKYAEGYPGRRYYGGCEYADEVEKLAIERAKQLFNCAFANVQPHSGANANQAVFFSLLQPGDTYMGMDLACGGHLTHGSPANQSGKWFKVVPYGVREDNHLIDYDQVEALAKEHQPKLIIAGASNYSRHIDFARFRQIADSVGAYLFVDMAHYAGLVAGGAYPDPLPHAHVITTTTHKTLRGPRGGLILSNDEALGKKINSSVFPGLQGGPLMHVIAAKAVAFGEALQPEFKAYAAQVVANARVLAETLMVRGLGVVSGGTDSHVMSVDLRPKGQTGKATEHALEEAFITCNKNGIPFDPQPFTITSGVRLGTPAGTTRGFREEEFRLIGNLIADVVDGMASNSGAPDEAVTVKVREQVKTLTQRFPIYG, encoded by the coding sequence GTGAACGCTCCCGCTTCCTTCATCCCGCAAGGCTATTTCAACAGCGACCTGGCCCATGCCGACCCGGCCGTTCTGGCGGCGATCAAGGGCGAACTGACCCGTCAGCAGGACCAGATCGAGCTGATCGCTTCGGAAAACATCGTCTCCAAGGCCGTGCTGGAGGCGCAGGGTTCGGTCCTGACCAATAAATACGCCGAAGGCTATCCGGGCCGCCGCTACTATGGCGGGTGCGAATATGCCGACGAAGTCGAAAAGCTGGCCATCGAGCGCGCCAAGCAACTGTTCAACTGTGCTTTTGCCAATGTGCAGCCGCATTCCGGGGCCAATGCCAATCAGGCGGTCTTCTTCTCGCTGCTGCAACCGGGCGACACCTATATGGGTATGGATCTGGCCTGTGGCGGTCACCTGACGCACGGTTCGCCTGCCAACCAGTCGGGCAAGTGGTTCAAGGTCGTCCCCTATGGCGTGCGCGAAGACAACCACCTGATCGACTATGATCAGGTCGAAGCGCTGGCCAAGGAACATCAGCCGAAGCTGATCATCGCCGGGGCCTCCAACTACAGCCGCCACATCGACTTCGCCCGCTTCCGTCAGATTGCCGACAGCGTCGGGGCCTACCTGTTTGTCGATATGGCTCACTATGCCGGTCTGGTCGCGGGCGGCGCCTATCCGGACCCGCTGCCGCACGCCCACGTCATCACCACCACCACGCACAAGACCCTGCGCGGTCCGCGCGGCGGCCTGATCCTGTCCAACGACGAAGCGCTGGGTAAGAAGATCAATTCTTCGGTCTTCCCCGGCCTTCAGGGTGGCCCGCTGATGCACGTTATCGCCGCCAAGGCCGTGGCCTTTGGTGAGGCGCTGCAACCGGAATTCAAGGCCTATGCGGCGCAGGTCGTGGCCAATGCCCGCGTGCTGGCCGAAACCCTGATGGTGCGCGGTCTGGGCGTCGTTTCCGGCGGCACCGACAGCCACGTGATGTCCGTCGATCTGCGCCCCAAGGGCCAGACCGGCAAGGCGACCGAGCACGCGCTGGAAGAGGCCTTCATCACCTGCAACAAAAACGGTATCCCGTTCGATCCACAGCCCTTCACCATTACCTCCGGCGTGCGTCTGGGCACCCCGGCGGGCACGACCCGCGGCTTCCGCGAAGAAGAGTTCCGCCTGATCGGCAACCTGATCGCCGATGTGGTCGATGGCATGGCGTCCAACTCCGGCGCGCCGGATGAGGCCGTGACGGTGAAGGTGCGAGAGCAGGTTAAGACCCTGACCCAGCGCTTCCCTATCTACGGCTAA
- a CDS encoding DUF6898 family protein: protein MSEFLLELQRNGAYLKVTAVDPVSGEEVSTLGPATDPEAVKRLAVQKLKNRLEALKPQPLNRGRGGIIC from the coding sequence ATGTCCGAATTTCTCCTCGAACTTCAGCGCAACGGGGCCTATCTGAAGGTCACGGCGGTCGATCCGGTGTCGGGCGAAGAAGTCTCGACACTGGGCCCCGCCACGGACCCGGAGGCGGTCAAACGGCTGGCGGTGCAGAAGCTGAAAAACCGCCTGGAAGCGCTCAAGCCGCAGCCTTTGAACCGCGGACGCGGCGGCATTATTTGCTAA
- a CDS encoding type II toxin-antitoxin system RelE/ParE family toxin — protein MAEYLFEFTPVARREVIEASRWYASKNPRLGRRFNQQVTDVLADICRSPFRNAEVQSGLRRARLADFPYHLYYRLEDRTLYVAAVLHTRRNPSAWKKRE, from the coding sequence GTGGCCGAATATCTGTTTGAGTTCACACCTGTTGCCCGGCGTGAAGTCATTGAGGCGTCAAGATGGTACGCATCGAAAAATCCACGCCTTGGTCGCCGTTTCAACCAGCAGGTAACCGACGTACTGGCAGACATCTGTCGCTCCCCCTTCAGAAATGCAGAAGTGCAGTCCGGGCTTAGACGAGCCCGGCTGGCTGATTTTCCTTATCATCTGTATTACAGGCTCGAGGATCGTACTCTCTATGTGGCGGCGGTGCTGCACACACGCCGCAACCCGAGCGCCTGGAAGAAAAGGGAGTAA
- a CDS encoding addiction module protein — protein MNALSKIAISDLTVEERLELIEALWDSLEEKDVPVPAWHMAELERRMQTFEQDKARSVSWDVIRAELERDL, from the coding sequence ATGAACGCTCTGTCCAAAATTGCGATATCTGATCTGACGGTTGAGGAACGCCTCGAACTGATCGAGGCGTTGTGGGATAGTCTTGAGGAAAAGGATGTCCCTGTTCCGGCGTGGCATATGGCCGAACTTGAGCGACGGATGCAGACCTTCGAGCAGGATAAGGCCCGCTCCGTAAGCTGGGACGTGATCCGCGCCGAGCTTGAGCGCGATCTGTAG
- the hemA gene encoding 5-aminolevulinate synthase gives MDYNAAFEAAIDAVRKEGRYRVFANLKRHRGAFPRATWQREDGSERDVTVWCSNDYLGQGQNPVVIEAMHRAIDEAGSGSGGTRNISGTTWYHNELEAELADLHHKEAALVFSSGYVANEATLTTLYKILPGLIIFSDALNHASMIAGIRNGGGARHVFRHNDLAHLEELLAAAPVNAPKLIAFESVYSMDGDIADIAGTIALAKKYNALTYIDEVHAVGLYGERGAGVAERDGVMDQIDIIEGTLGKAFGMMGGYIAGKAAMCDAIRLWASGFIFTTSLPPAVMAGAAASVRWLKAHNERRIAHQERAQTLMRRFRELGIPVLPSVSHIVPVLVGNPVHCKMISDMLLNDFNIYVQPINYPTVPKGTERLRFTPSPDHDDDMMDELVKAMDKLWSHCNVARMPAVA, from the coding sequence ATGGATTACAACGCCGCATTCGAGGCCGCCATTGACGCCGTCCGTAAGGAAGGCCGTTACCGCGTTTTTGCCAATCTGAAGCGTCATCGCGGCGCCTTCCCGCGCGCCACCTGGCAGCGCGAGGACGGCAGCGAGCGCGACGTCACGGTCTGGTGTTCCAATGACTATCTCGGTCAGGGGCAGAATCCGGTGGTGATTGAGGCCATGCACCGCGCCATCGACGAAGCCGGTTCGGGCTCCGGTGGTACGCGCAATATCTCCGGTACGACCTGGTATCATAATGAGCTTGAGGCCGAGCTGGCCGATCTGCACCACAAAGAAGCCGCTCTGGTCTTTTCGTCGGGCTATGTTGCCAACGAAGCGACCCTGACGACCCTCTATAAGATTTTGCCGGGCCTGATCATCTTTTCGGATGCGCTCAACCACGCTTCGATGATTGCGGGCATCCGCAATGGCGGTGGGGCGCGTCACGTCTTCCGTCACAACGACCTGGCGCACCTCGAAGAACTGCTGGCGGCGGCACCGGTCAATGCGCCCAAACTCATCGCCTTTGAGTCGGTCTATTCGATGGATGGCGATATTGCCGACATCGCCGGGACCATTGCTCTTGCCAAAAAATACAACGCCCTGACCTATATCGACGAAGTGCACGCCGTGGGCCTCTACGGGGAGCGCGGGGCCGGAGTGGCCGAGCGCGACGGCGTGATGGATCAGATCGACATTATCGAAGGTACGCTTGGTAAGGCCTTCGGCATGATGGGCGGCTATATTGCCGGTAAGGCCGCCATGTGCGATGCCATCCGCCTGTGGGCCTCTGGCTTCATCTTCACCACCTCGCTGCCCCCCGCGGTGATGGCGGGTGCCGCGGCCAGCGTGCGTTGGCTCAAAGCGCACAATGAGCGCCGTATCGCCCATCAGGAACGCGCTCAGACCCTGATGCGTCGGTTCCGCGAACTGGGTATTCCGGTCCTGCCGTCGGTCAGCCATATTGTGCCGGTGCTGGTTGGCAATCCGGTCCATTGCAAGATGATTTCGGACATGCTGCTCAACGATTTCAACATCTATGTGCAGCCGATCAACTACCCGACCGTGCCCAAGGGCACCGAGCGCCTGCGCTTCACCCCGTCACCGGACCATGATGACGACATGATGGATGAACTGGTCAAGGCGATGGATAAGCTGTGGAGCCACTGCAATGTGGCCCGTATGCCGGCGGTGGCCTGA